From the genome of Impatiens glandulifera chromosome 9, dImpGla2.1, whole genome shotgun sequence, one region includes:
- the LOC124914217 gene encoding leucine-rich repeat extensin-like protein 4: MQPFGGSLFCNKKMMIIKTHFLSLHFPILLLLQIIIATKADLLTVGSGVGVEIGIGGGGGIWIGGGGGGSNNVPDSPANIPSASLAPAYTALQAWKSAIKEDPFKILASWVGSNVCNYKGVFCAQPEQGYGLTGPDGPIVAGIDLNRANLQGTLVKELSLLTDLSIFHLNSNRFTGTIPQSFSYLSSLTELDLSNNHFSGQFPISVLYIPNLLYLDLRFNFFYGSIPEDLFNKNLDAIFLNNNQFSGEIPSNLGNSPASVINLANNKFIGNIPFSLGYINPKLREILFLNNQLTGCIPQSIGLWQYLQVFDVSFNSLMGHLPDTISCLSDIEVLNLGHNKLSGEVPDLICDLNRLMYLTVAYNFFSGFSQECSKLSFRNVGFDVSLNCIHGRGMQRPEPECSIIPGGGLNCLRIPVVQPLVCAILFDIQKNSNRIPSSSSSP; the protein is encoded by the coding sequence ATGCAACCATTTGGAGGATCTCTGTTTTGCAATAAGAAGATGATGATCATCAAGactcactttctctctctacatttccccattcttcttcttcttcagattATAATCGCCACCAAAGCTGATTTATTGACAGTCGGCAGCGGCGTTGGTGTCGAAATTGGCATCGGCGGCGGAGGCGGCATTTggattggaggaggaggaggaggatcaAATAATGTTCCTGATTCTCCGGCCAATATCCCGTCTGCAAGTCTTGCTCCGGCATATACAGCTCTCCAAGCATGGAAATCTGCAATTAAAGAAGACCCATTTAAGATTCTTGCATCATGGGTTGGATCCAATGTGTGTAATTACAAGGGAGTCTTCTGTGCACAACCTGAACAAGGCTATGGTTTAACCGGTCCCGACGGTCCAATCGTCGCCGGAATAGATCTAAACCGTGCAAATCTACAAGGAACACTTGTAAAAGAACTTTCCCTCCTCACTGATTTATCAATCTTTCATCTAAACAGTAACAGATTCACAGGCACCATTCCTCAAAGCTTTAGTTATCTTTCATCTTTAACTGAACTAGACTTAAGCAATAACCATTTCTCCGGTCAATTTCCAATTTCCGTTCTTTACATACCAAATCTTCTCTACTTAGATCTAAGATTCAACTTCTTCTATGGTTCAATCCCAGAAGATCTCTTTAACAAGAATCTAGACGCAATCTTCCTCAATAACAATCAATTCAGCGGCGAAATCCCATCAAATTTGGGGAATTCTCCAGCATCAGTAATCAATTTAGCCAATAATAAATTCATTGGAAACATCCCTTTTAGTTTGGGTTACATAAACCCAAAATTAAGAGAGATTCTTTTTCTGAACAATCAACTCACTGGCTGCATTCCTCAATCAATTGGGTTATGGCAATATTTGCAGGTTTTTGATGTGAGTTTCAATTCATTAATGGGTCATTTACCTGACACAATTTCTTGTCTTTCGGATATTGAAGTTCTGAATTTAGGACATAATAAACTTTCCGGTGAAGTGCCGGATCTGATCTGTGATCTGAACAGACTTATGTATCTGACTGTTGCTTATAATTTCTTTTCTGGGTTTAGTCAAGAATGCTCCAAGTTATCGTTTAGGAATGTGGGTTTTGATGTATCATTGAATTGTATACATGGGAGGGGAATGCAGAGGCCGGAGCCGGAATGTTCCATTATTCCCGGCGGTGGACTTAATTGCTTGAGAATACCGGTGGTTCAGCCTCTTGTATGTGCAATACTCTTTGATATTCAGAAGAATAGTAATAgaattccttcttcttcttcttctccatga